One window from the genome of Rariglobus hedericola encodes:
- the acnA gene encoding aconitate hydratase AcnA → MSLPNPFNTLQSFTANGASHQFYSLPALEQAGFAISKLPVSIRIVLESLLRNCDGKRVSELAIRDLARWQAKSARTEEIPFVVARIVLQDFTGVPLLVDLAAMRSAVVKLGKNPKIIEPLVPVDLVVDHSVQVDFAGSADALAKNLDLEFSRNRERYQFLKWGMQAFDTFKVVPPGIGIVHQVNLEYLAKGVLKDTHGVYYPDTLVGTDSHTTMINGIGIVGWGVGGIEAEAGMLGQPVYFLTPDVVGVHLTGALKEGVTATDLALTLTQLLRKHKVVGKFVEFFGPGATALPVVDRATIANMAPEYGATMGFFPIDAECSNYLRATGRLDADIETYEAYYKAQNLWGIPAKGDIEYSAELEFDLSNVVPSVAGPKRPQDRIELTAMKDEFITAFSRPVNENGFGKKMDEFVTVKAHVAGTDIRHGSVLIAAITSCTNTSNPSVMLAAGLLAKKAVEHGLTVNPLVKSSLAPGSRVVTDYLEKTGLAPYLDQLGFQTVGYGCTTCIGNSGPLDPRIEEAVVKNDLVAASVLSGNRNFEARVHQNIKSNFLMSPPLVVAFALAGRVDIDLATEPLGTDKKGKPVYLKDIWPTLKEVRNQMQAALKPEVFRKLYSDFAEQNPKWNEIPSTTGNVYSFEANSTYIQEPPFFTNFSLTPGTINEIHGARALGIFGDSVTTDHISPAGAIKKSSPAGRFLQEAGVSFEDFNSYGSRRGNDRIMTRGTFANVRIKNLMLGGEEGGNTIYQPTGEKLAIFDAAAKHKENGTPLIVIAGQEYGTGSSRDWAAKGTNLLGVKIVVAQSFERIHRSNLVGMGVLPLQFSEGTTAQTLGLDGTETYDVIGLGMTIKPQQDLTLRITRSDTSVNNITVRCRIDTPIEIDYYQHGGILPYVLRQIIAAN, encoded by the coding sequence GTGAGCCTTCCCAACCCGTTCAACACGCTCCAGTCCTTCACCGCCAACGGAGCTTCCCATCAATTCTATTCGTTGCCCGCTCTCGAGCAGGCCGGCTTTGCCATCAGTAAGTTGCCCGTCTCGATCCGCATCGTGCTCGAGTCGCTCCTGCGCAATTGTGACGGCAAGCGAGTCTCCGAGCTCGCCATTCGCGATCTCGCCCGCTGGCAGGCCAAGTCCGCCCGCACCGAGGAAATCCCCTTCGTGGTTGCCCGCATCGTCCTTCAGGACTTCACCGGCGTGCCGCTCCTCGTCGACCTCGCCGCGATGCGCTCGGCCGTCGTCAAACTCGGCAAGAATCCCAAGATCATCGAGCCTCTCGTGCCGGTCGATCTCGTGGTGGACCACTCCGTCCAGGTGGATTTCGCCGGTTCCGCCGACGCCCTCGCGAAGAACCTTGATCTCGAGTTCTCCCGCAACCGTGAGCGCTACCAGTTCCTGAAGTGGGGCATGCAGGCCTTCGACACTTTCAAGGTTGTTCCCCCCGGCATCGGCATCGTGCACCAGGTGAATCTCGAGTATCTCGCCAAGGGCGTCCTCAAAGACACCCACGGCGTTTACTATCCCGACACGCTCGTCGGCACCGATTCGCACACCACGATGATCAACGGTATCGGCATCGTTGGCTGGGGCGTCGGCGGCATCGAAGCCGAGGCCGGCATGTTGGGCCAGCCCGTGTATTTTCTCACGCCTGACGTCGTCGGAGTGCACCTCACCGGCGCGCTCAAGGAAGGCGTCACCGCGACCGACCTTGCCCTCACGCTCACGCAGCTCCTCCGCAAGCACAAGGTCGTCGGCAAGTTCGTCGAGTTCTTCGGCCCCGGCGCCACCGCGCTGCCCGTCGTCGACCGCGCGACCATCGCCAACATGGCGCCCGAATACGGTGCGACCATGGGCTTCTTCCCGATCGACGCCGAGTGCTCCAACTACCTTCGCGCCACCGGCCGCCTCGATGCCGACATCGAAACCTACGAGGCCTATTACAAGGCCCAGAATCTCTGGGGCATCCCGGCGAAGGGTGACATCGAATACTCGGCCGAGCTCGAGTTCGATCTCTCCAACGTCGTCCCCAGCGTCGCCGGCCCGAAGCGTCCCCAGGACCGCATCGAGCTTACCGCGATGAAAGACGAATTCATCACCGCCTTCTCCCGTCCCGTGAATGAAAACGGCTTCGGCAAAAAGATGGATGAGTTCGTCACCGTCAAAGCTCACGTCGCTGGCACCGATATCCGCCACGGCAGCGTGCTGATCGCCGCCATCACGAGCTGCACCAACACCTCCAACCCGAGCGTCATGCTCGCCGCCGGTCTGCTCGCTAAGAAAGCCGTCGAACACGGCCTCACGGTCAATCCGCTGGTCAAGTCCTCGCTCGCCCCCGGTTCCCGCGTGGTCACCGATTATTTGGAAAAGACCGGCCTCGCCCCGTATCTCGACCAGCTCGGTTTCCAGACCGTCGGCTACGGTTGCACGACCTGTATCGGCAACTCCGGCCCGCTCGATCCGCGCATCGAAGAGGCCGTGGTGAAGAACGATCTCGTCGCCGCCTCCGTGCTCTCCGGCAACCGTAACTTCGAGGCCCGCGTCCATCAGAATATCAAGTCGAACTTCCTCATGTCGCCTCCGCTGGTCGTGGCCTTCGCGCTGGCCGGCCGCGTGGACATCGATCTCGCCACCGAGCCCCTCGGCACGGACAAAAAAGGAAAGCCCGTTTACCTGAAGGACATCTGGCCGACGCTGAAGGAAGTGCGCAACCAGATGCAGGCCGCGCTCAAGCCCGAGGTCTTCCGCAAGCTCTACAGCGACTTCGCCGAGCAGAACCCGAAGTGGAACGAAATCCCTTCGACCACGGGCAACGTTTACTCGTTCGAAGCGAATTCGACCTACATCCAGGAGCCCCCGTTCTTCACGAACTTCTCGCTCACGCCCGGCACGATCAACGAGATCCACGGTGCGCGCGCGCTCGGCATCTTTGGCGATTCGGTCACGACCGACCACATCTCGCCCGCCGGTGCCATCAAGAAGAGCTCGCCCGCCGGTCGCTTCCTCCAAGAAGCCGGCGTTTCGTTCGAGGACTTCAACTCCTACGGCTCGCGTCGCGGTAACGACCGCATCATGACGCGCGGCACCTTCGCCAACGTCCGCATCAAGAACCTCATGCTCGGTGGAGAAGAGGGTGGTAACACCATTTATCAACCCACGGGCGAGAAGCTCGCGATCTTCGACGCAGCCGCCAAGCACAAGGAAAACGGCACGCCGCTTATCGTGATCGCCGGCCAGGAATACGGCACCGGATCGTCCCGTGACTGGGCCGCCAAGGGCACGAACCTTCTTGGTGTTAAGATCGTCGTCGCCCAGAGCTTCGAGCGTATCCACCGCTCCAACCTCGTCGGCATGGGCGTCCTCCCGCTCCAGTTCAGCGAAGGCACCACGGCGCAGACGCTCGGCCTCGACGGCACGGAGACCTACGACGTGATCGGCCTCGGCATGACGATCAAGCCGCAGCAGGATTTGACGCTCCGTATCACCCGTTCGGATACTTCGGTGAACAACATCACGGTGCGTTGCCGCATCGATACTCCGATCGAGATCGATTACTACCAGCACGGCGGCATCCTGCCGTATGTGCTCCGCCAGATCATCGCGGCTAACTAA
- the trpB gene encoding tryptophan synthase subunit beta, with the protein MCAATSPIDCHSLPDAAGHFGQFGGVYVPETLMTALQELTAAYEQAKADPLYRAELRHHLKEFAGRPTELYYAERLTTHCGGAKIFFKREDLLHTGAHKINNAIGQVLLAIRMGKKRIIAETGAGQHGVATAAVCAKFGLQCVIYMGAVDMERQALNVFRMRLMGAEVRGVEAGQKTLKDAVNEAMRDWVTNVRDTHYILGSALGAHPYPMMVRDFHRVIGQEAKEQIIAREGRLPDEIVACVGGGSNAIGVFFDFLQEATVKLIGVEAGGRGIKLGEHAARFEGGKLGVLQGSKTYILQNPDGQIELTHSVSAGLDYAAIGPEHAYYRDIGRIGYAYATDDEVMETFQLVSRLEGIIPALESTHAIVEGLKRAKALPKDKIVLINLSGRGDKDVNQVAKMLGVKLF; encoded by the coding sequence ATGTGCGCCGCCACCTCACCGATTGATTGCCACTCCCTGCCTGATGCCGCCGGACATTTCGGCCAGTTTGGCGGAGTCTATGTGCCCGAGACGCTCATGACCGCGCTGCAGGAGCTGACCGCCGCCTATGAACAGGCCAAGGCGGATCCCCTTTACCGCGCCGAACTGCGACACCACCTCAAGGAATTCGCCGGCCGTCCGACCGAACTTTATTACGCGGAGCGCCTGACCACTCACTGCGGCGGCGCGAAGATTTTTTTTAAGCGCGAAGATTTGCTGCACACCGGTGCGCACAAAATCAACAACGCCATCGGCCAGGTGTTGCTCGCCATCCGCATGGGCAAGAAGCGCATTATTGCCGAGACGGGCGCGGGTCAGCACGGCGTAGCGACCGCCGCAGTCTGCGCGAAATTTGGACTGCAGTGCGTCATCTACATGGGGGCCGTCGACATGGAGCGCCAGGCCTTGAACGTGTTTCGTATGCGTCTCATGGGCGCTGAAGTTCGCGGCGTGGAAGCCGGCCAGAAAACGCTCAAGGACGCCGTGAACGAAGCGATGCGTGATTGGGTGACCAATGTGCGCGACACCCATTACATCCTCGGCTCCGCGCTCGGTGCACATCCGTATCCGATGATGGTGCGCGATTTTCACCGCGTGATCGGCCAGGAGGCCAAGGAGCAGATCATCGCACGCGAGGGACGCTTGCCCGACGAGATTGTTGCCTGCGTGGGTGGCGGTTCCAACGCGATCGGCGTGTTCTTCGATTTCCTGCAGGAGGCCACGGTCAAACTCATCGGCGTCGAAGCCGGCGGTCGTGGCATCAAACTGGGCGAGCACGCCGCGCGTTTTGAAGGCGGAAAACTGGGCGTCCTTCAAGGCTCCAAGACCTACATTCTCCAAAATCCGGATGGCCAGATCGAGCTCACGCATTCCGTGAGCGCCGGTCTCGACTACGCGGCGATCGGGCCGGAGCACGCCTATTACCGTGACATCGGCCGCATCGGCTACGCCTACGCGACGGATGACGAGGTGATGGAAACCTTCCAGCTCGTTTCCCGTCTCGAAGGCATCATTCCCGCGCTCGAATCGACGCATGCGATTGTCGAAGGTCTGAAGCGCGCCAAGGCTTTGCCGAAGGATAAGATCGTGCTGATCAACCTGAGCGGTCGCGGCGACAAGGACGTGAATCAGGTCGCGAAGATGCTGGGCGTAAAATTGTTCTAA
- a CDS encoding redoxin domain-containing protein — translation MPIAVGSQAPDFTLKTKTSEGLKDIKLSDNFGKKPTVLLFFPLAYTSVCTDELCDVSNGLSGYTRFGADVIGISVDSPFAQEAWAKASNIKITLVSDLNKETTKAYDVLFPGLAGIGDTSARAAFVIGIDGVVKYAEQTESPKHLPNFEAVKAALSK, via the coding sequence ATGCCCATCGCTGTCGGCTCCCAAGCTCCCGATTTCACCCTCAAGACGAAGACCTCGGAAGGTCTCAAAGACATCAAGCTGAGTGACAACTTTGGCAAAAAGCCGACCGTTTTGCTGTTCTTCCCGCTCGCCTACACCAGCGTCTGCACCGACGAGCTTTGCGACGTTTCCAATGGCTTGAGCGGCTACACCCGTTTTGGTGCCGACGTGATCGGCATCAGCGTTGACAGCCCCTTCGCTCAAGAAGCTTGGGCCAAGGCCAGCAACATCAAGATTACACTGGTCTCCGATCTGAACAAGGAAACCACTAAGGCTTACGACGTCCTTTTCCCCGGTCTCGCCGGCATCGGTGACACCTCCGCCCGCGCCGCGTTCGTCATCGGCATTGATGGCGTCGTGAAATATGCCGAGCAGACCGAGTCGCCCAAGCACCTGCCGAATTTCGAAGCCGTCAAAGCGGCCCTCTCCAAGTAA
- the smc gene encoding chromosome segregation protein SMC → MYLKALKLHGFKSFADPSTLRFEPGVTAIVGPNGCGKSNVADAIRWVLGEQSAKALRGGKMQDVIFEGADTRKPAQLCEVSLLLTDCEKQLGSEFHEIEIMRRVYRDGGGEYFFNGQPCRLKDIQKLFMDTGIGRTSYSIMAQGQIDQILSSKPEERRAVFEEAAGITKYKSQRKEALAKLTLTETNLVRVADVVAEIGRQIGSLRRQASKALRHKKLSWRLRHLALAHHGYNFTQVSTALTQLEEQVIQLRAAAETRRTHLHQQQSTLEGQKARRSQLNQRVQEAQQAVFDLRSEKEQAENASNLSHIKRSGLTDRLESSRANFGELEMQLHELSSQVDTGAQDKQEQLTLLGGSDAVFQDRNRELAVVEAELTKLEQELQQTKFQMLQFESNVARLRTDCSSYEVDQKTSAHRHASVAEELEQLRQQQSSAAAQLSELSARVEEATVAKARAHQETQDVQIQIGDLTKEFREAQKKLQDIDRQLAQRTARLNLLKQLAEKFEGFGEGAKAILQGRLAATLGETVATPITKGLEIAPAHAKAIEALLGSAVEAINVADVATAQKILAQLESEQIGAAVLQVSGLAPQATAAGSLPAGVTPATAALLNLDPSHPAAALLGSCYVAENLHAFLDFWRENPSFSFLAVATAKGEIVDRRGLVFGGFAKKSNNSIVQREIDLRETARQLADDQKAHDEQKAIIDSLNARLAEAETTLEAKRAEVLEASQNVATVQSEERNAQRALEEIGTKANRMDSELQGLEAQRNETLARFERAQAALTEASTSVEAGRIRIQEIETRITELRTDRDVKRDTLAQARLELADRRQKVEVLDRGIADMERRRRQLSEILVQRQQEIEVWTEQIASLEAESDNQKSRAAQIAETLVVAQQQVEQIRMELTEVEREIGGVENSQEGIRTDAEKAQTDFSRCEVALAQNKSRAQFIEEDVQREFQIRVGQYDWRALLWRSEDDPPDLKALDLDDDEDDNDAGHAAPAVAAVVEATPAVEGEATEQTAETAEGAPVKRRKKKGPKPDPTEEDLVALESSADWDSVKAEVDALRQRLAGMGAVNTGAIEEYAELKQRYDFLKGQSDDLNTAKGDLVKTIDEINKTSMEQFQITFDQIKKNFVYTFQTLFGGGIANLELIVTDDILESGIEITAQPPGTKLKGITLLSGGQKTLTAVALLFALYMVKPSPFCLLDELDAPLDESNIGRFTNLLGKFVDNSQFIIITHNKRTVSAAQAIYGVTMEERGVSKTVSMKFNQNKSDIEPHQENIAESVRGAKSTIGAS, encoded by the coding sequence ATGTATCTCAAGGCGCTCAAGCTTCACGGTTTTAAGTCCTTTGCCGACCCCAGCACCCTTCGTTTCGAACCGGGCGTCACGGCAATCGTCGGTCCCAACGGCTGCGGCAAGTCCAACGTGGCCGACGCCATCCGCTGGGTGCTGGGCGAACAAAGCGCCAAGGCCCTCCGCGGCGGCAAGATGCAGGACGTCATCTTCGAGGGTGCCGACACCCGCAAACCCGCCCAGCTCTGCGAAGTCTCGTTGCTGCTCACCGATTGCGAAAAACAACTCGGCAGCGAATTCCACGAGATCGAGATCATGCGTCGCGTTTACCGCGATGGCGGCGGCGAATATTTCTTCAACGGCCAGCCGTGCCGCCTGAAAGACATCCAAAAGCTGTTCATGGACACCGGCATCGGCCGCACGTCCTACTCGATCATGGCGCAGGGCCAGATCGACCAGATTCTCTCCTCGAAGCCCGAGGAACGCCGCGCCGTTTTCGAAGAAGCCGCCGGTATCACCAAGTATAAATCCCAGCGCAAAGAGGCCCTCGCCAAGCTTACGCTGACCGAGACGAATCTCGTGCGCGTTGCCGATGTGGTCGCTGAAATCGGCCGTCAAATCGGTTCGCTGCGTCGGCAGGCTTCCAAGGCGCTGCGTCACAAAAAACTCAGCTGGCGTCTCCGCCATCTCGCGCTCGCGCATCACGGTTATAATTTCACGCAGGTCAGCACCGCGCTCACGCAACTCGAGGAGCAGGTCATCCAGCTCCGCGCCGCCGCCGAGACCCGCCGCACGCACCTGCACCAGCAGCAGTCCACGCTCGAAGGTCAGAAAGCTCGTCGCAGCCAGCTCAACCAGCGCGTGCAAGAAGCCCAGCAGGCCGTCTTCGATCTTCGCTCCGAGAAAGAGCAGGCCGAGAACGCCTCCAACCTTTCGCACATCAAGCGTTCCGGTCTCACCGATCGCCTTGAGTCGTCCCGCGCGAATTTTGGCGAGCTCGAGATGCAGCTCCACGAGTTGTCCTCGCAGGTCGATACCGGCGCGCAGGACAAGCAGGAGCAGCTCACGCTTCTCGGCGGTTCCGACGCGGTTTTCCAGGATCGCAATCGCGAACTCGCCGTCGTCGAGGCCGAGTTGACGAAGCTCGAGCAGGAACTCCAGCAGACGAAGTTCCAGATGCTCCAGTTCGAGAGCAACGTCGCCCGTCTCCGCACCGATTGCTCCAGCTACGAGGTGGACCAAAAAACCTCTGCTCATCGCCATGCGTCCGTCGCGGAGGAACTCGAGCAGCTCCGCCAGCAGCAATCCTCCGCCGCCGCGCAACTCTCCGAGCTTTCCGCCCGCGTCGAAGAGGCCACGGTCGCCAAGGCCCGAGCCCATCAGGAAACCCAGGATGTGCAGATCCAGATCGGCGATCTTACCAAGGAATTCCGCGAGGCGCAGAAGAAGCTGCAGGACATTGACCGCCAGCTCGCCCAACGCACCGCGCGCCTGAACCTGCTCAAGCAGCTCGCTGAAAAATTCGAAGGCTTCGGAGAGGGCGCCAAGGCCATCTTGCAGGGCCGCCTCGCCGCCACGCTCGGCGAAACCGTTGCCACGCCTATCACCAAGGGGCTCGAAATCGCTCCGGCCCACGCCAAGGCCATCGAAGCGCTCCTCGGTTCCGCCGTGGAAGCGATCAACGTTGCTGACGTCGCCACCGCGCAAAAAATCCTCGCCCAGCTCGAATCCGAGCAGATCGGCGCGGCTGTTCTTCAGGTGTCCGGACTGGCCCCGCAGGCCACCGCCGCCGGTTCGCTGCCGGCCGGGGTCACCCCCGCGACCGCCGCGCTGCTGAATCTGGATCCGTCTCATCCCGCCGCCGCGCTGCTCGGCTCGTGCTACGTGGCCGAGAACCTGCACGCGTTCCTCGATTTCTGGCGCGAGAATCCCTCCTTCAGTTTCCTCGCCGTCGCCACCGCCAAGGGCGAAATCGTCGACCGTCGCGGTCTCGTGTTTGGCGGCTTCGCCAAGAAGTCCAACAACAGCATCGTCCAGCGCGAAATCGATCTGCGCGAAACCGCCCGTCAGCTCGCCGACGACCAGAAGGCGCATGACGAGCAGAAGGCGATCATCGACAGCCTTAACGCCCGCCTGGCCGAGGCCGAGACCACGCTCGAAGCCAAGCGCGCCGAGGTGCTCGAAGCCTCGCAAAACGTCGCCACCGTCCAGTCCGAAGAGCGCAACGCCCAGCGCGCGCTCGAAGAGATCGGCACCAAGGCCAACCGCATGGATTCCGAGCTGCAGGGTCTCGAAGCCCAGCGCAACGAAACACTCGCCCGTTTCGAGCGTGCGCAGGCCGCACTCACCGAGGCCAGCACCTCCGTGGAGGCCGGTCGCATCCGTATTCAGGAAATCGAGACACGCATCACCGAACTGCGCACGGATCGCGATGTGAAGCGCGACACGCTCGCCCAGGCGCGTCTCGAACTGGCAGACCGTCGCCAGAAGGTGGAAGTCCTCGACCGAGGTATTGCCGACATGGAGCGCCGCCGCCGCCAGTTGTCCGAAATCCTCGTCCAGCGTCAGCAGGAGATCGAAGTCTGGACCGAGCAGATCGCGTCCCTCGAAGCCGAGAGCGATAACCAGAAATCCCGCGCCGCGCAGATCGCCGAAACCCTCGTCGTCGCGCAGCAGCAGGTGGAGCAGATCCGCATGGAGTTGACGGAGGTCGAGCGCGAGATCGGTGGTGTCGAGAATTCGCAGGAAGGCATCCGCACCGATGCCGAAAAAGCGCAGACCGACTTCAGCCGCTGTGAAGTCGCTCTCGCGCAAAACAAGTCCCGCGCCCAGTTCATCGAGGAAGATGTGCAGCGCGAATTCCAGATTCGTGTCGGCCAGTATGACTGGCGTGCGCTCTTGTGGCGCTCCGAGGATGATCCGCCTGACTTGAAGGCGCTCGATCTCGATGACGACGAGGATGACAACGATGCCGGCCACGCCGCGCCTGCGGTTGCCGCCGTCGTTGAGGCAACACCCGCCGTTGAAGGCGAAGCCACCGAACAGACTGCGGAAACCGCCGAGGGTGCTCCGGTCAAACGCCGCAAAAAGAAAGGCCCGAAGCCCGATCCGACCGAGGAAGATCTTGTCGCGTTGGAAAGTTCCGCCGATTGGGATTCCGTCAAGGCCGAGGTCGATGCCCTGCGTCAGCGTCTCGCCGGCATGGGCGCGGTCAATACCGGCGCCATCGAAGAATACGCCGAACTCAAGCAGCGCTACGATTTCCTCAAGGGTCAGAGCGACGACTTGAACACGGCGAAGGGCGATCTGGTGAAGACCATCGACGAGATTAACAAGACCTCGATGGAGCAGTTCCAGATCACGTTTGACCAAATTAAGAAGAACTTCGTCTACACGTTCCAGACGTTGTTCGGCGGCGGTATTGCCAACCTCGAACTCATCGTCACCGACGATATTCTGGAGTCGGGTATTGAGATTACCGCGCAGCCGCCCGGCACAAAATTGAAGGGCATCACGCTTCTCTCCGGCGGACAAAAAACGCTCACCGCCGTGGCGCTACTCTTCGCGCTCTACATGGTAAAGCCATCGCCGTTCTGTTTGCTCGACGAGTTGGACGCTCCGCTCGACGAATCGAACATCGGCCGTTTCACGAACCTCCTCGGCAAGTTCGTGGACAACTCCCAGTTCATCATCATCACGCACAACAAGCGCACGGTTTCGGCCGCGCAGGCGATCTACGGCGTGACGATGGAAGAACGCGGTGTGTCCAAGACCGTCTCGATGAAGTTCAACCAGAACAAGAGCGACATCGAGCCGCACCAGGAAAACATCGCGGAGTCGGTGCGCGGTGCCAAGTCCACCATCGGCGCGTCCTGA
- a CDS encoding STAS domain-containing protein: MADATKPTFLVDAGSDPVAIRIEGRASFQNSACLNDFFSELIAAGKTRFMMDFLNCTSMDSTFLGVLAGVALKLRKQTPPGSLVLCRMAPRNLELVRNLGLHRLLTVDADTADLNLNTTSALPCSPDKGELESARLVLAAHENLVAADEDNRAKFQDVLAFLKNRVSQG; this comes from the coding sequence ATGGCAGATGCCACCAAACCCACGTTCCTTGTTGATGCCGGTTCCGACCCTGTCGCGATCCGTATCGAAGGCCGCGCCTCGTTTCAAAACAGCGCCTGCCTGAACGACTTCTTTAGCGAACTCATCGCGGCGGGGAAAACCCGTTTCATGATGGATTTTCTCAACTGCACCAGCATGGACAGCACCTTTCTCGGTGTGCTGGCCGGTGTGGCCCTCAAATTGCGCAAGCAGACGCCTCCGGGCAGTCTCGTGCTTTGCCGCATGGCGCCGCGTAATCTCGAGCTCGTCCGCAATTTGGGTCTTCATCGTCTGCTGACCGTCGATGCCGATACCGCAGACCTGAATCTCAACACCACGTCGGCACTGCCCTGTTCTCCTGACAAGGGGGAACTGGAGAGCGCGCGTCTGGTGCTCGCTGCGCACGAAAATCTCGTCGCCGCCGACGAGGATAACCGCGCCAAGTTCCAGGACGTGCTCGCGTTCTTGAAGAACCGCGTTTCGCAGGGCTGA
- a CDS encoding YicC/YloC family endoribonuclease, giving the protein MKSMTGYGRASAPLGTHTLTVQVSSVNRKTLDLTVKLPREWESLEPLVGELVRQNAMRGKVHVDVELTGAAGVTEIDWDETAAAALFKRLAQFASSRGVTFTPTPELLLTLLNSQRKGSSLPDVEIAEPVLAETLAEALKSFASMRAKEGSTLLVDFMKRLETLTGHVNAVAARAPQVAAGYRDALHKRLREAGLELDVSDERVLKEIALFADRCDITEELTRLRSHFDQFTALLKSGGEIGRKSEFILQEIGREVHTIGSKANDLEISKNVIELKNELERIREQIANVE; this is encoded by the coding sequence ATGAAATCGATGACCGGCTACGGCCGCGCTTCCGCTCCCCTCGGCACGCATACGCTTACTGTTCAAGTCAGCTCGGTGAATCGCAAGACGCTCGACCTGACCGTCAAACTTCCGCGCGAATGGGAAAGTCTTGAGCCCCTCGTCGGCGAACTCGTCCGTCAAAATGCGATGCGTGGAAAAGTGCATGTTGATGTCGAGCTGACTGGTGCCGCCGGTGTGACCGAGATCGATTGGGACGAGACGGCCGCAGCCGCGTTGTTCAAGCGCCTCGCGCAATTTGCCTCCAGTCGCGGTGTCACGTTCACGCCCACGCCCGAGTTGTTGCTCACGTTGCTCAACAGCCAGCGCAAGGGATCGTCGCTACCCGATGTCGAGATCGCCGAGCCGGTGCTGGCTGAGACACTGGCCGAGGCCTTGAAAAGTTTTGCCTCCATGCGAGCCAAGGAGGGATCGACGCTGCTCGTCGATTTTATGAAGCGTTTGGAAACGCTCACCGGTCACGTGAATGCGGTGGCGGCACGCGCACCTCAGGTCGCTGCCGGCTATCGTGATGCGCTGCACAAGCGTCTGCGCGAAGCGGGCCTCGAGCTCGATGTGAGTGATGAACGCGTGCTCAAGGAAATCGCGCTGTTTGCAGATCGTTGCGACATCACCGAAGAACTCACGCGTCTACGCAGTCACTTTGACCAGTTCACCGCGCTGCTGAAATCCGGCGGCGAAATCGGCCGTAAGTCCGAGTTCATTTTGCAGGAAATCGGTCGCGAGGTTCACACGATCGGCAGCAAGGCCAACGACCTCGAAATCTCGAAGAACGTGATCGAGCTCAAGAATGAGCTCGAACGCATCCGCGAGCAGATCGCCAACGTGGAGTAA